From a single Piliocolobus tephrosceles isolate RC106 chromosome 21, ASM277652v3, whole genome shotgun sequence genomic region:
- the TYROBP gene encoding TYRO protein tyrosine kinase-binding protein isoform X1, with product MGGLEPCSRLLLLPLLLAVGGLRPVQAQDQSDCNCSTVSPGVLAGIVLGDLVLTVLIALAVYFLGRLVPRGRGAAEAATRKQRITETESPYQELQGQRSDVYSDLNTQRPYYK from the exons ATGGGGGGCCTTGAACCCTGCAGCAggctcctgctcctgcctctcCTGCTGGCTGTAGGTG gTCTCCGTCCTGTCCAGGCCCAGGACCAGAGCG ATTGCAATTGCTCTACGGTGAGCCCGGGCGTGCTGGCAGGGATCGTGCTGGGGGACCTGGTGCTGACAGTGCTCATTGCCCTGGCTGTGTACTTCCTGGGCCGGCTGGTCCCTCGGGGGCGAGGGGCTGCGGAGG CAGCGACCCGGAAACAGCGTATCACTGAGACGGAGTCGCCTTATCAG GAGCTCCAGGGTCAGAGGTCGGATGTCTACAGTGACCTCAACACACAGAGGCCATATTACAAATGA
- the TYROBP gene encoding TYRO protein tyrosine kinase-binding protein isoform X2, whose product MGGLEPCSRLLLLPLLLAVGGLRPVQAQDQSDCNCSTVSPGVLAGIVLGDLVLTVLIALAVYFLGRLVPRGRGAAEATRKQRITETESPYQELQGQRSDVYSDLNTQRPYYK is encoded by the exons ATGGGGGGCCTTGAACCCTGCAGCAggctcctgctcctgcctctcCTGCTGGCTGTAGGTG gTCTCCGTCCTGTCCAGGCCCAGGACCAGAGCG ATTGCAATTGCTCTACGGTGAGCCCGGGCGTGCTGGCAGGGATCGTGCTGGGGGACCTGGTGCTGACAGTGCTCATTGCCCTGGCTGTGTACTTCCTGGGCCGGCTGGTCCCTCGGGGGCGAGGGGCTGCGGAGG CGACCCGGAAACAGCGTATCACTGAGACGGAGTCGCCTTATCAG GAGCTCCAGGGTCAGAGGTCGGATGTCTACAGTGACCTCAACACACAGAGGCCATATTACAAATGA
- the HCST gene encoding hematopoietic cell signal transducer isoform X1, translating to MIHPGHILFLLLLPVAAAQTTPGSCSGCGSLSLPLLAGLVAADAVASLLIVGAVFLCARPRRSPAQEDGNVYINMPGRG from the exons ATGATCCATCCAGGTCACATCCTCTTCCTGCTTTTGCTCCCAG tggctgcagctCAGACGACCCCAG GCTCCTGTTCCGGATGTGGGTCCCTCTCTCTGCCGCTCCTGGCAGGCCTCGTGGCGGCGGATGCGGTGGCGTCTCTGCTCATCGTGGGGGCGGTGTTCCTGTGCGCACGCCCACGCCGCAGCCCCGCCCAAG AAGATGGCAACGTCTACATCAACATGCCGGGCAGGGGCTGA
- the HCST gene encoding hematopoietic cell signal transducer isoform X3, whose protein sequence is MIHPVAAAQTTPGSCSGCGSLSLPLLAGLVAADAVASLLIVGAVFLCARPRRSPAQEDGNVYINMPGRG, encoded by the exons ATGATCCATCCAG tggctgcagctCAGACGACCCCAG GCTCCTGTTCCGGATGTGGGTCCCTCTCTCTGCCGCTCCTGGCAGGCCTCGTGGCGGCGGATGCGGTGGCGTCTCTGCTCATCGTGGGGGCGGTGTTCCTGTGCGCACGCCCACGCCGCAGCCCCGCCCAAG AAGATGGCAACGTCTACATCAACATGCCGGGCAGGGGCTGA
- the HCST gene encoding hematopoietic cell signal transducer isoform X2 → MIHPGHILFLLLLPVAAAQTTPGSCSGCGSLSLPLLAGLVAADAVASLLIVGAVFLCARPRRSPAQDGNVYINMPGRG, encoded by the exons ATGATCCATCCAGGTCACATCCTCTTCCTGCTTTTGCTCCCAG tggctgcagctCAGACGACCCCAG GCTCCTGTTCCGGATGTGGGTCCCTCTCTCTGCCGCTCCTGGCAGGCCTCGTGGCGGCGGATGCGGTGGCGTCTCTGCTCATCGTGGGGGCGGTGTTCCTGTGCGCACGCCCACGCCGCAGCCCCGCCCAAG ATGGCAACGTCTACATCAACATGCCGGGCAGGGGCTGA